The Halichondria panicea chromosome 14, odHalPani1.1, whole genome shotgun sequence genome contains a region encoding:
- the LOC135348047 gene encoding sorcin-like, with translation MAYPPPGQPTQDPLWPFFSHVAGADGQIDADELQRCLTQSGISGSYQPFSKETCVIMINMLDRDFSGQMGFTEFKELWGVLNQWKTTFMTFDRDRSGTVEPHELQQALTTFGYRLSPQALAGVVRRFSTNSKIGFDQFVGLCVKLRLATTQFQARDTQRNGTATFAYDDFIQVVMSA, from the exons ATGGCATACCCACCACCAGGTCAACCGACTCAAGACCCATTGTGGCCATTTTTTTCCCACGTTGCTGGAGCT GATGGGCAGATTGATGCTGATGAGCTCCAGCGCTGTTTAACACAGTCTGGAATATCGGGCAGTTACCAGCCATTCAGCAAAGAGACCTGTGTGATTATGATCAACATGCTCGATCGTGATTTTTCTGGACAAATGGGATTCACAGAGTTTAAGGAGCTCTGGGGTGTCCTGAATCAGTGGAAG ACGACATTCATGACCTTTGATCGTGATCGTTCTGGCACAGTGGAGCCTCACGAGCTGCAGCAAGCCCTTACAACATTTGGCTACAGACTTTCTCCACAAGCATTGGCGGGCGTCGTACGTCGCTTCTCCACTAACTCTAAAATTGGGTTCGACCAGTTTGTGGGCCTCTGTGTCAAGCTGAGATTGGCTACTA CTCAGTTTCAGGCTCGTGACACACAGAGGAATGGTACTGCCACTTTCGCGTACGATGACTTCATCCAGGTGGTGATGAGTGCCTAG
- the LOC135348046 gene encoding zinc chaperone YciC-like: protein MDNICNLYAHREAAAWAPKKKNLPVTLVTGFLGAGKTTLLNYVLSNKHNLKVAAAVNDFASLNVDGQIVRGNKQHNSVVELTNGCLCCSISSEFQSAVWNLLQDVDIGKVDYLLIETSGVTDPQATIATLEQDYGKMYRIRLDCVVTVVDTDALVSRIEAKEPNILQSAAADSQLQCADIVLLNKRDVISPSQFELAEEFIRNHVPGARIHACVKCSVPLNYIMEVDEVAKVETVVSHEASSAAYTIGIGGMMNKVRQDRLKESNKDKDIKNHIAEDEFSSLVFESSKPFSLGLFQVFLGSKFPKGITRMKGTLWFDENRSCLYSFHMSGRQRYEIVPCTSVSKSLSGTFSVQLVIIGRGIDTAAIQRQLDSYLEPLAIPYNDPLSAESTKKLILSDPRFELIELKSRCVDFRVTGVVEYGVSVEEAATIHGINFNRMNSELVRQVNGSSGHVSLLPVLLPSGTQVCRFGLDQDADFSEAWELVCSVAKRLVDQFYKAVGYCKCGM, encoded by the coding sequence ATGGACAACATCTGTAACTTGTACGCCCACAGAGAGGCTGCTGCTTGGGCCCCAAAGAAGAAAAACCTCCCTGTAACATTAGTGACTGGCTTCCTAGGTGCAGGAAAGACAACTCTCCTTAACTACGTTCTCTCAAACAAGCATAATCTAAAGGTTGCGGCTGCTGTGAATGACTTTGCATCACTCAATGTAGACGGTCAGATAGTACGAGGCAACAAACAGCACAATTCCGTCGTAGAGCTGACCAACGGCTGCCTATGTTGTTCTATATCCTCAGAGTTTCAATCCGCAGTGTGGAATCTTCTCCAAGATGTTGACATCGGCAAAGTTGATTACCTTTTAATTGAAACAAGTGGTGTTACCGACCCTCAAGCCACTATTGCTACGCTCGAGCAAGATTACGGCAAGATGTATCGAATTCGATTGGACTGCGTCGTGACAGTTGTGGATACTGATGCTCTTGTGTCAAGAATCGAAGCTAAAGAGCCGAATATTTTGCAGTCCGCAGCAGCAGATAGTCAGTTACAGTGTGCAGATATCGTCTTACTCAATAAAAGGGATGTCATCTCTCCTTCGCAGTTTGAGCTTGCTGAGGAATTCATTCGAAATCATGTCCCTGGGGCCCGAATCCATGCTTGTGTAAAGTGCTCTGTTCCCCTGAATTACATAATGGAAGTAGACGAAGTGGCTAAAGTGGAGACTGTGGTATCTCATGAAGCATCCAGTGCTGCCTACACGATTGGCATCGGTGGGATGATGAACAAAGTGCGACAAGACCGTCTCAAGGAGTCAAACAAGGATAAAGACATCAAAAACCATATTGCAGAAGATGAATTTAGCTCGTTGGTGTTTGAGAGTTCAAAACCTTTTTCTCTCGGATTGTTTCAAGTTTTCCTCGGCTCTAAATTCCCCAAAGGCATCACTCGAATGAAGGGTACTCTCTGGTTTGATGAGAATCGATCTTGCCTGTATAGTTTTCACATGAGTGGTCGACAACGCTACGAGATTGTTCCTTGTACGAGTGTTAGCAAGAGCCTTAGTGGAACGTTCTCTGTTCAGCTGGTGATCATTGGCCGTGGCATTGACACGGCTGCTATTCAGAGGCAACTCGATTCTTACCTAGAACCATTAGCAATTCCATACAATGACCCCCTCAGTGCCGAGTCTACAAAGAAGCTGATCTTGTCTGATCCTCGATTTGAGCTTATTGAATTGAAATCTCGCTGTGTTGATTTCCGTGTGACAGGTGTTGTGGAATACGGAGTGTCTGTTGAGGAGGCTGCTACCATACATGGCATCAACTTTAATCGTATGAACTCAGAGTTGGTTCGGCAGGTTAACGGTTCCAGTGGACATGTCTCCCTACTTCCTGTACTGCTTCCCTCAGGCACTCAAGTCTGTCGATTTGGCCTGGATCAGGATGCCGATTTTAGCGAGGCCTGGGAACTTGTATGTAGTGTGGCCAAGAGACTTGTAGATCAATTTTACAAAGCTGTTGGATATTGCAAGTGTGGAATGTAA
- the LOC135348049 gene encoding uncharacterized protein LOC135348049, with protein sequence MADCKMNLRYLSLLLLLVAANQLANSMLTDDRSHCIGDSSSASNCSNQCTIGFKAVVERLVSNSTIRFCSGVIQISTLISFKNLTNITLLGQPESVLRCNDSNAGLEFVRVNGLTIENLQIEQCSAEHDSTTYTHNETSSNHFETTRLSSALYAVNCSNLHMDNVHITNSSGVGLVLYDVSGSVKVINSIFDYNTNNIIQHDKIFRGGGIYMELTVCTPGIYCTDFDNKTGNTRAQGNDYTFVNCTFEKNTAFFWGPKFIQYTKERKRLDHQGLGRGGGLSIQLNGESQFNTIIVRNSTFRQNKANWGAGVYIVVQDYSSHNTILLEDLTVEENVCPDYGGGGIDLGFNIAEVLNNTVNFDNCMFVSNQATYGGGVRVYSSRRSHSDLQNNIHFQDCKWISNKARFGSAIDIAPHVWEVLSSGFLPIPTFHNCEFRSNSAGPVEFFPGNGYTEYVNGRGAMMLTKFNVTFSGSIVFRDNSGTAIYLSSSTIVTRPQSVCDFTGNSGFQGGAISFVGFSALIVMEHNTFHFTKNNATRRGGALYAYNIDKHNFVSSRSCFIQYHGNIDSEREKNVTFTFTDNFAGYLVRNHSECYASGHAIFSPSLFTCIHACISISLNCDSTCINHRDQRNTFKCVGEFIFKGPDIKCQVSTSGGKFLLGESRHIDQKFFKFYPGREIELPISVQNDFGQKINAVYYATIENRNKSNIRINQPYTYISNRKMRLHGEPGSKGVLRLQKLGYREIMLDMNVKLLECPPGYVFDDVDTDIDGKANDKCVCSSYVARAAFEPIKECKRSSFRALLQKGYWFGFHNETFEYGYCPSGYCSNTFNQTLLLPSSKEHLSQVVCGNYRTGRLCGECTSNFSVLYHGTSYHCGSNESCDYGWFLYIISELLPLTILFVLATLFNVSFTSGAINGFIWFAQVIHSFPVTGKSFVIFPDPVFYLYTISRMIYNMFNFDFFSHNKLSFCLWAGATTMDLLVFKFVTVVYVIILVCLTVALTKYCNILQKYQCFRHSTFRSYIIHGLSSVLVIVFSQCISVSCQILEIGNVMGKGNMFHGYAVFRQGNLKPFSGGHIKYAVVAVLCMVIMTVPTLLLLIYPLCFKVLNILRCSDTNPVAKVFFHVPYAKLKPFLDSFQSCFKDHCRVFAGMYFLYRVLIILTIIFPRLTQRYMMLDVFLTTFLLFHAIAQPYREHWHNILDGLLFFNLIVVNKISWFNYDYINPTTGTSDDSTIPFTSTLLVIVMNIPLFYIITYIIVNLVRKIKKRRTVGILDPIGLSGENNMYDFELTNREEDSDSDENSMEYRPFGKDHK encoded by the coding sequence ATGGCTGACTGCAAGATGAATTTACGGTATCTCAGTTTGCTACTACTACTAGTAGCAGCTAACCAGTTAGCGAACTCAATGCTTACTGATGACAGAAGTCACTGCATTGGAGATTCTAGTAGTGCATCAAATTGTAGTAATCAATGCACCATCGGTTTCAAAGCTGTTGTAGAACGCCTTGTAAGTAATTCTACCATTCGCTTTTGCTCGGGTGTAATTCAAATCTCTACACTCATTTCCTTCAAGAATCTAACAAACATTACCCTTCTTGGACAACCTGAAAGTGTGCTGAGATGCAATGATTCGAATGCAGGACTTGAATTTGTACGTGTCAATGGGTTGACAATCGAAAACCTTCAAATCGAGCAATGTAGTGCTGAACATGACAGCACTACGTATACTCACAATGAAACGTCCTCAAACCATTTTGAAACTACTCGGCTTAGCAGTGCATTGTATGCTGTTAACTGTAGTAACCTCCATATGGACAATGTTCACATTACGAATAGTTCTGGAGTGGGACTTGTGTTGTATGATGTCAGTGGAAGTGTCAAAGTAATTAATTCGATTTTTGACTATAACACAAATAATATCATCCAACATGACAAGATATTTCGAGGTGGTGGAATTTATATGGAGCTAACCGTATGTACCCCCGGTATCTATTGCACTGACTTCGATAACAAAACAGGGAATACACGAGCACAGGGAAATGACTATACTTTTGTAAATTGTACATTTGAAAAGAACACTGCTTTCTTTTGGGGCCCAAAGTTTATTCAATACACAAAAGAAAGGAAGAGATTGGATCACCAGGGTCTCGGAAGAGGGGGTGGTCTCTCTATTCAACTTAATGGAGAGTCACAATTTAATACAATCATTGTACGCAACTCTACGTTCAGGCAAAACAAGGCAAACTGGGGTGCCGGTGTATACATAGTAGTTCAAGACTATAGCAGCCACAACACTATTCTCTTGGAAGATCTGACTGTGGAAGAAAATGTGTGTCCTGATTATGGTGGTGGTGGCATCGATTTAGGCTTCAATATTGCTGAGGTACTTAACAATACTGTGAACTTCGACAACTGTATGTTTGTGAGTAATCAGGCTACCTATGGTGGCGGTGTGAGAGTGTATTCTAGTCGAAGATCACATTCTGATTTGCAAAACAATATTCACTTTCAGGATTGTAAGTGGATCAGTAACAAAGCACGATTTGGTTCAGCTATTGATATTGCTCCACATGTATGGGAAGTTTTGTCAAGTGGATTTTTACCCATTCCAACATTTCATAATTGTGAATTCAGATCAAACTCTGCTGGTCCAGTTGAATTTTTCCCAGGGAACGGCTACACCGAGTACGTTAATGGTAGAGGTGCAATGATGCTTACTAAGTTCAATGTGACGTTTAGTGGTTCAATCGTGTTTAGGGATAATTCAGGAACAGCAATATACCTCTCTTCCAGTACAATTGTTACAAGACCACAAAGTGTATGCGATTTTACTGGTAACAGTGGATTCCAAGGTGGAGCGATTTCGTTTGTGGGATTTTCAGCTTTGATTGTGATGGAGCACAATACATTTCACTTCACCAAAAACAACGCTACAAGAAGGGGTGGTGCCTTGTATGCTTACAATATTGACAAGCATAACTTTGTGTCCTCCAGAAGCTGTTTTATTCAGTACCATGGCAACATAGATTCTGAACGTGAAAAGAATGTAACATTTACGTTTACCGATAACTTTGCTGGCTATCTTGTTAGAAACCATTCCGAATGCTATGCATCTGGACATGCAATTTTTTCCCCCTCTCTTTTTACTTGTATTCATGCTTGCATTTCCATTTCGTTAAACTGTGACAGTACTTGTATAAATCATCGTGATCAAAGGAACACCTTCAAGTGTGTTGGAGAATTTATTTTCAAGGGTCCTGATATCAAATGTCAAGTGTCTACTTCTGGAGGAAAATTTTTATTAGGAGAATCACGTCATATTGATCAGAAGTTCTTTAAATTTTATCCTGGACGAGAAATTGAACTACCAATATCTGTTCAAAATGATTTCGGCCAAAAAATAAATGCTGTGTACTATGCCACAATTGAAAATCGAAACAAATCAAATATTCGAATCAACCAACCTTACACGTACATATCAAACAGAAAAATGCGACTACATGGAGAACCTGGAAGTAAAGGTGTGCTAAGGCTGCAGAAGCTAGGCTATCGTGAGATTATGCTGGACATGAATGTCAAACTGCTGGAGTGTCCCCCAGGGTATGTTTTTGACGATGTTGATACTGATATTGATGGTAAAGCCAATGATAAATGTGTGTGCAGCTCTTATGTTGCTAGAGCAGCCTTTGAACCAATTAAGGAGTGCAAAAGGTCTAGTTTCCGTGCTCTTTTACAAAAAGGATACTGGTTTGGATTTCATAATGAAACATTTGAATACGGTTATTGTCCAAGTGGTTATTGTTCCAACACGTTTAATCAGACACTTTTGCTACCTAGCTCCAAGGAACATTTGAGCCAGGTCGTATGTGGTAACTATCGAACAGGCAGGTTATGTGGGGAGTGTACTTCGAATTTCTCTGTTCTTTATCATGGAACAAGTTATCACTGTGGTAGCAATGAATCATGTGACTATGGGTGGTTTTTGTACATAATTTCTGAACTTTTACCGCTGACGATTCTGTTTGTTCTAGCAACTctcttcaatgtgagttttaCGTCCGGTGCCATCAATGGTTTCATATGGTTTGCACAAGTAATCCATTCATTTCCTGTCACTGGCAAATCATTTGTCATATTCCCAGACCCAGTGTTCTACTTGTACACAATATCAAGAATGATCTACAATATGTTCAACTTTGATTTCTTTAGTCATAATAAGCTTTCATTTTGCCTGTGGGCAGGAGCTACAACCATGGATTTGTTAGTTTTCAAGTTTGTGACTGTTGTGTATGTAATCATTCTGGTGTGTCTCACAGTTGCTCTAACCAAGTACTGCAACATCCTACAGAAGTATCAGTGCTTTCGCCACTCAACGTTCAGGTCGTATATTATCCACGGTTTGTCCTCTGTACTCGTGATTGTGTTCTCTCAATGTATCAGTGTGAGCTGTCAGATTCTTGAAATCGGCAATGTAATGGGTAAAGGAAACATGTTTCACGGTTACGCTGTGTTTCGTCAAGGGAATTTAAAACCATTCTCTGGAGGTCATATCAAATATGCAGTCGTTGCAGTTCTGTGCATGGTTATCATGACTGTTCCTACATTGTTACTCCTAATTTATCCGCTCTGTTTTAAAGTGTTGAATATCCTTCGATGTAGTGACACAAATCCGGTTGCTAAAGTGTTCTTTCATGTACCATATGCAAAACTGAAGCCTTTCTTGGATTCTTTTCAGAGCTGCTTTAAGGACCATTGCAGGGTTTTTGCTGGCATGTATTTTCTTTACAGAGTTCTGATAATTTTAACAATTATTTTTCCTAGGCTGACCCAGCGTTATATGATGTTAGATGTCTTTTTGACAACCTTCCTCCTTTTTCATGCCATTGCGCAGCCTTATCGTGAGCATTGGCACAATATTCTTGATGGTCTGCTTTTCTTTAACCTGATAGTGGTTAACAAGATCTCGTGGTTCAACTATGATTACATTAATCCCACTACTGGTACGAGTGATGACAGCACAATTCCCTTCACAAGTACACTCTTGGTTATAGTCATGAATATTCCTCTATTTTACATAATCACATACATCATCGTGAACCTCGTTAGAAAAATAAAGAAGAGACGCACTGTTGGTATTCTTGATCCAATTGGGTTGAGTGGTGAGAACAACATGTACGATTTTGAGCTCACCAATAGAGAGGAGGATTCGGACTCGGACGAAAATAGTATGGAGTATCGCccatttggtaaagatcacaaATAA